Part of the Vigna radiata var. radiata cultivar VC1973A chromosome 11, Vradiata_ver6, whole genome shotgun sequence genome is shown below.
TTTTCTTGGTATGGGTTGAGGAGGTTCTAAAGTTTAGTTCTTTGTCTCTCTTGGTAACTGGGGTTGGAGAAAGTTTGATTATTTTCTCCTACTAGTACAGTAATATATGAGTTTTTTTTGGACGGTTGTGTTCTGGTTTTTTTGTTAGTGTTTACTGTTTGAAAGTTTCAGCTTGAGATATTACTACAAGGGTTCAGATTCTtcgaaataatataatttttctacttttatgATTATGCTTTTAGGATATTTCTCCTTCTTTGATTCTTTTTAGGATGGAAACGTTTCCTTATGGTCTAATTTTAGGCATGGATTGTTTTGAGGATTAAAGTTTGGTTGAATTGTAAGCAGTTCGTAACGTTATAAAGGGGAAGATTTGGCGTTGTTTTTCTGAGATTATCAGGATTGTGGGTTGAAATGACgaaattgaataataaataaagaaaattgtttttttgttgcAGTGTATGGAATTGTTCAGAAAAGGGTTGTAGTATTGATGATGGTTACAATTAAAAGCTCAATTATTTCGGTACTTGCTTTTGTTTGTGTGGTGGTACCACATATGGATTAACCAATTTTCCCCTTTATTTCTGCATCAGGAATCTCAAAAACTACACCTTCTAGCTTATCTATTCCGTCATACAGTGAAAAAAGCAACGCCTTAAGTCTGCCCACACCAAGGTCTGAGGGTGAAATCTTGTCTTCTCCAAATCTTAAGTCCTTCACATTCAATGAGCTGAAGAATGCCACCAGAAATTTTCGGCCTGATAGTCTTCTCGGTGAAGGGGGATTTGGATGCGTCTACAAAGGATGGATCGACGAACACACATTTACAGCTTCAAAGCCTGGATCAGGAATGGTGGTTGCTGTAAAGAAGCTCAAACCTGAAGGTTTTCAAGGTCATAAAGAATGGTTGGTAAGTGTTTGCTTTCAATCCTGCATAAAAAGAAAGTACTTTTGTTTTCTCAATACACATggtaatgaaatttttaatcaatatttcaGACTGAGGTTAACTACCTTGGACAACTGTACCATCCTAATCTGGTTAAATTAATCGGTTACTGCTTGGAGGGAGAGAATCGGCTATTGGTCTATGAGTTCATGCCGAAAGGGAGCTTAGAGAACCATCTGTTTAGAAGTAAGTTACATAAACCATTATTCAGAatgatctttttcttttgacaaAGATGTTTTTGAAAAGTATAATGGTCAAAGTAATGGATATTTGAGTTTCCTTGATTTATACGTTGAATTTACTTGACAGGAGGACCACAACCACTGTCTTGGTCAGTGAGGATGAAAGTGGCTATTGGTGCTGCTAGAGGACTCTGTTTTCTTCATAACGCCAAATCACAAGTCATATACCGTGATTTTAAAGCCTCTAACATCCTACTTGATGCGGTAAGATAAACTGCGAGTTCTTCGTTTTTCTTTGTGTAAACTGTTTGTTTATACTTATCATGCAAAGGGATTGCAGGAGTTCAATGCTAAACTCTCTGACTTTGGTTTAGCCAAGGCGGGTCCTACTGGTGATAGAACTCACGTCTCTACTCAGGTCATGGGCACTCAAGGATATGCAGCACCTGAATATGTTGCAACTGGTATGCTTTACCTGGTTATTAATCTTCAATCATATACTCTCTTCTGTCTCCGTTTTAATCCTGATTGATTTACAGGTAGGTTGACGGCGAAAAGCGATGTGTACAGCTTTGGAGTTGTGTTGCTTGAACTTCTATCTGGAAGAAGAGCTGTTGATAAAGCAATAGCTGGTATGGAGCAGAATCTAGTGGACTGGGCAAAACCATATTTGAGCGACAAACGAAGACTGTTCAGGATCATGGATACCAAGTTGGAGGGGCAGTATCCGCAAAAGGGTGCTTTCATGGCTGCCACACTTGCCCTACAATGCCTCAACAGTGAGGCCAAAACAAGGCCTCCAATGACAGAGGTTTTAGCCACTCTTGAACAGATAGAAGCCCCCAAAGCTTCATCCAGAAACTCTCATTCTGAACACCACCGAGTTCACACTCCTGTCAGAAAATCTCCTGCACGCAACCGCTCACCGCTAAATCTAACTCCTACTGCTTCCCCTCTTCATGCTCACCGGCAATCGCCTCGTCAACACTGAGATTTCATCATAAAACCTATGTATGTATATTCCTTGTTTCTATATCAGCTTGTCTTTTCGACACTAAATGCAATTTTGCCATGTTAAGTAGAATCAATAATTAACACCATTTATTCAAAAGTAATGTTAAgtttacattcattttaaatatattataagaatattatAAGAGTAGagtgaatttttatattaaaaagaaatagataaaaaaatattattaaatgaatgtaaaaatttactAGTTCATCCAAATGCCATTTTGGAAGATGTAATTGTTGTGAATCTAAGTATAAGTAGAAATGAGAACAAATAGAACATGACAGTAAGAAAAATACAGAAATCTGAACATTAAGAataaaagagatagaaacatttaggaaaatgataatttatgaaaatgatattttgacaccaatttttgacattattttgatactgcacacgtgtcaaaacgtggttggacgatttcaaattaaaaaatctgAGACAAGagcatatttgaaagaaaaaaactaatttttttttaatttaaaatcgtccaaccatgtTTTGGCACgtgtacaatgtcaaaatggtatAATTTTACAAACCTTTAATGTCATCTATAAAAAGCAaggttattttagtttaaaatgtgagagtatttgatattaaaatagaaattattgtGCCGTTTTTGGTGATGTTTGATTTTCCAAGAAAAATGTGACGATTCTTAGTTTTGTGTGCGAAGATAGTTGTGTTATGATGGGAGAGAGTTACTGGCACATGCAAAATCTCGAATTAAGCTGTTGTTGTTTACACCGTGGGAAGCGGCGCGGAGATATATGATACACATGACTTGACAAGACCAATAAAGtgaaattattattcatttatttgagaaggtaaacaatttaaatagaaataatagcaattttttattagtaataaattACATGTATGTAACCGTTGGCAAATGTTAGAAAAAATGTGCACACGCTgactttttagaattttaaccTTAGATTTCTAACAAATTACGTTTGGTATTATTCTATGTCTGTGATAAATTTTCCTGATCTCTGTGCAAATATCATTAGTGGAAGAAATTATTAAGCTAGagagataaattaattaagaggACATTAACAGATAAATAAGGTGGGAAAATAAATATACGGAATAACAGATGTTAAATAAGGACAGAGTTACAgtatacacattttttttaaaattttgttaatgattattttttaaacttaaataactGTTCTTAAAAACGTTACTTATATACAATAAacaaattacttataataaactcataaaatattttaatttaatataatttttttattttaatagttattgcaatgataatttataaacaaatgtaatatataacacgtgttttcactaaaaaatattataactctTAGTATTGGTTAAAAGAGTAAGATGCCATGATGAGAGAcgtttgtagaaaaaaaaattgtaaactcttaaaaatattaatttgagtGAAAAACAGAACCTTTAAGTAAAACTTCATATTCAATACCtctgaataaataaataaataaataaataaataaataaataagggtTTAATCATACATTATTCATATTTACATGATTGTTCTCAAAtaagtgtctatttttttatctctatttttgaaatattagagAAATGTTCGTTTGTGgagttttttcaattttttcaattatttttaattttattattatttaaaaaaaataaaaatatataaaaaattgtcacatgtcaattcatgttttttcaaattttttaattatttttatttttatttttttaaatatttaaaaaattatataaaaaattatcacgTGTGAAACTGACATTGTGTCACGTGACATTGTCAATGTCACAATGTGACATATTACTGTCAAACTATGTGtcattgagacaaaaaaaaaactaaattaagacaataaaaataaaaagactaaattaagacTAATGTAATGATACACGACTTGACTATGACACGTGACATTGTCATTGTCATTGTCATGTATCACAATGTCAGTTTGACACAtgacaatttaaaaaacataaataaaaaataaaaataataataattaaaaaaaggttaaaaggtctttttggtcccagttttggttgggaaaattcaaaatggtccctgtgttgattttgtattcaatttcgtcccaaagaacgaattttaTGTTCAATTCGGTCCTTTTtagtaactccgttaaaattgttaacggcaacGTATCCAGATGTACAATTGCTGAGTGAGgtgtcagttttttgctgactgggaatccttttcagttggaattaggattttttaaaaaatttagaagggcaaagtgggaaaaaaagaaagactttcttcttcctttgagACATGTGCATCAGTTTGGAGTGAGGTTTGTGTCCTTTATTCCAATGGCACTCAATATCACTGCGGTGACTGCCAATATCTTAGAACACTCTTTGCCCCACGACAATTGAGGGTCTGGTGTTCTTGTTTTGGTTGACATCATGCTGCCTGACGTGATTTTGTCGAGCCCCTTTTACGAAGGATCTTAAGAACCACAAGACATTATTTATGACCATAGGCTTGTATAGCTTGCCACAAGAGTGCGCTACTAACCACGATCAAACTCTGAAACAAAGGAATTACTTCTTGAAGTTAAGAAATGAAGGAAACTGTCAAATGCAGGAGGAAACTTAGTCAATGGTgaatagaaaagagaagaggaggACATCGACAATAATGGATCTAATATAGGGACAAGGAAGAACAACTATgcccaaaattagggttcagaTTTGGGGAAAAGGGCACACAAAGTGGAATTGGAAAATGCTGGAGGCTGCCACGGTGGTTCCCGTTTCTGCTTTTGGGTTTGTTTTTTGCAGGTGCGAGAGGCGACGGTGATGGAGGTGTGATGGTGATGGAGGTGTGagggtgatggaggtgcgatggtgatggaggtgcgagggtgatggaggtgcaatggtgatggaggtgtgacggtgatggaggtgcgaggtACGATGGTTGCTGACAGCgtgcgaggaagaagatgatggacgGTGGTCGGCAGTTGGGGTTTGGGTAATGGtagaggaattagggtttcagaggaagaagaaagtctttcttttttcccactttgcctttctaaattttttaaaaaatcataattccaactgaaaaggaTTCCCAAtcagcaaaaaactgacacCTCACTCAGCAGTTGCACATCTGGATACGTtgtcgttaacaattttaatggagttactgaaaaggaccgaattgaacataaaatttgttctttgggacaaaattgaacacaaaatcaacacagggaccatttcgaattttcccaaccaaaactgggaccaaaaagagcttttaaccttagaaaatacttaaaaaattaaaagaactataAATTGACCTATGATACCCTCTTTAATggtttaatacaaaattaacaacaataacttaattattctaaattttcaaaactaaaaacttaattgagaaaaaaaaaatgaaagacttatttgaaaaaaagtaaccagaaaaataaaaaaatatgtatgatTATACCATAAGAAAAAGCTATAAAAGTGATTTGGTTGATTCCTATAAGTAAAATGTTTTCATATAAACTTGATAATTGATAATTCGCCAACAAAATAACGATAAAAAACAACTGGAGTATGTTGTGATTGAAAACccgacactttttttttaacacgaAGTTTGAAATCTGGAATTGATTAAGGCAATATTTTTGTCACTTGGAAGTGATAAGTTGTTCTATAAAATTCAATGTATACAATGCTAATAAATTGctaatttaaactattaaataaaaagaatgacagtgataacaaaatataagtaatttgaTCTTCTTcgtaaaacatttaattaagtTAACAAATGAATCATCATtgattataactttttaattaactaataaaaagtCAATAAACTTACTAATTTGATTTGTGATTGAATAATGGGATAAACTATTCACATCAATACGTATGCTACtttgtgttttaatattttttttcttgacctTGTTTCTTAGAAATAATGGAAACATTATAATAACACACTGTCATTTACCAGAATTGATATAAAGTTACTAAATTGTGTGACATGTAAGACCCACATGATCCAATTTTAAGGCCTGTGGACCGTATACGAAACAGACATAATAAAATCTCCTTTTCACTATCACGGTTTCCTCGTGCACCTTCATGGAACAACAATTTCCAATCAACTTTtggataatttaaaatttttatattaaaatgatttataaattatataagggttaaatatgtttttagtccttaaactATCacttgattttggttttagtccctactcaaaACATCAATGGTTTTTAATCCTCCTTGTTATGAAACTCTCacttttagtccttaaaattggatGGCGTTAAACTTTTTGTATGTGCAAACGGTGATGGTTCGTTCAATGCCAGCTTCCCTCTTCACTAGCTGCCACGTaggttttgaattaaaaaattaaattaaaagagtgAAAATTCAATTATAGAAAGGGCAAAACTGATAATTCTTATTATCAGAAAGCCCTATTCTCTCAACAATTGCGAAAATGAAATTGGGGAAATCTAAGTTTTAGGGTTCGTTCTTCGTCAGTCATGGCTACACTCACTAATAATCTACTATTCAAATCCCCATCTCTCTTTCCCCACACCTAaagcttcttcctcttctttctcatGCCTCTACTCTACCTTTTCTACCTAAAATTTCCTCCTTACGGATATCAATCACCCCCAACTATAATCGGACACCGTTAATCTCCAAAGCCACGGCGGCTCCAAGCGCCAAGAAAGCAGAAAAGAAAGAGGGAGTTCAGCGGGTCCACAACATTCAGGAGTTTGATTCGGCGCTCGAGTGACACGAACACCCTAGTACTTGAGAATTTCGCCGATGAGCTCCCCTTTGTCGGAATCGACATACCTGCCCTCGATGTTGTCATCTTTGAATCAGAGAAAAGTGGGGACCTGTACTACTTCCATGTCCCTCAAGAACTACATGCAACTTTCGTTCTCATCCCCGTTCATCCGAGCAAACACCACCGAGTTCGTTTGCCTGGATAGCTTAACCACCGTTCTCTCTATTTTATGAAAAGagagaattaaaatttttaggGACAAGTAACCATTCATGTTGACCTAAGTAACTTAGTTGACCTAAGTTATTCACTAATCTCATcactaaaataaaaacctaCGTGGCAGCCAGTGAAGAGGGAAGCTGACATTGAACGAATCATCGCCGTTTGCCACATCACAAAAATTTAACGCcgtccaattttaaggactaaaagtgagagtttcaaaacaagGAGGACTAAAAACCATTGATGTTTCGAatagggactaaaactaaaattaagtgATAGTTCacggactaaaaacatatttaacccattataaaattctaaaggttttttctataaaaaattaatttcaaattatataatttaaaaacttcatttttgcgaaaaataatttttgtatttttatacaATTCGGAAACTTTTTTATACAAAAGATTGACTTTCAAAGTGCAATTCATGAATCCGGAAATCTattccaaattatataattcagaaataattattttttcatgaaaaaaaatctaaattgataatctaaaatacaaaattgatttttagaTTCTACAGTTTAGAagtcaaattgatttttaaactaTGTAATCTTCCATACTCTTTCCAACTTTTGGATTGCAAAATTCAAAAGATTTTCGGATTACATAATAACCTTAAAGCGAATGCGACTGTAATATTTATAGGTGGAAGGTTTCTCCATGCACCTCGCACACTTCTTACATTTCCGGTTAGATTGTTTTgccttttattaaataaaaaaaatagaaaaagataaataagcAGTAGTTATtacttacaaataaaatttaattcttgttaattatttattaactcCTACACCCTATGGCTTAGTGTATAATCGGAGCGATGAGTCTCGTGCTTTGGcctattcttttaattataagcATAGCAAATGAAAGTGGTTTTGTCAGTATTGAGCTACAATTAGGCTAGTGCTAACATTATTGTTATTGGACCAATAGATTGGATAGGCAAACAATTAACAACTTGATAACAAAATGATTAAGATATTGATAAACGATTGGCGGTTAACTAAAGTTGTTTATTAGAACAGATTATATCTAAAGGTAAGtccattttaatatatatgatgtTATTGGGTCAATGTCAATTTAAAGTTCACAAAATACCTATAAATATAGAGCTAAGCCGTTGAGGTAACCAAGTTAATTTGAGTTCTGATACTTAATTGTGAATTAAGTTCATCGATTAaaatctgacttgagcgtcggggTGCCTTTAGCAGGCACAAGTGACAACATAAAGGTACCTACCACTCGATTTGGACTCGAAGAACTTGGAACGAGTGATTCCGGAGCAAGAAAGAAAGGAATGTGACATCATAAATGCGTGTTTCTCGGCCATACTCATTTATACACAGAAACATTTTGGTTTGTTCTCtccaatttgtttttcttctttttctttttatggcTTTTGTTACTGGAGTTTTCTTTGGTGGTCCCTTGGTAGTGGAGATATTTTATTCGTCTTCTTCACAAGTAAGCTAATTTTACGTTTGCATTTAGAAGTGTTAGGAAACAAATAGAAAGTTGAAAGCTGGTTTACAAaatcaacaaatttcaaaatccagtTAAGGGATTgatcgaattttgaaatttggtgaaaaaatgttagatttcatacataatataattttgaaagtcGATTGAGAAAATcactgaatttcaaaattcgattaAGGAAGTcatcgaatttcaaaattcgattaATACCTCTCAAGATTTCAAGATCCAGTTAAagcttcatcaaatttcaaaatctaattaagaCCTCGTTGGATTTTAAAATCTGGTTACTTCTATTCCTAGGcggttgataacggtctaaaaaccgttatttttatgcttaaatttgatagtaaaacacaccttttatggcttagaatgagctttaaatcaagtaaaacacttagttgtgtcttgtgagagtcaaaagttggttttagcgatattatgcttgttttgcattgttttgtagggtttttagatgaattaaagatggaattgaagtaaggtggacttagacccatgaaagaaggagaaaaatgattaaaagaagggtcaagcaagccgctgagcgccagaatggtccgctgagcgcttagagtgattagagggaaaccgctcaacggcaaaaCTGACTGCTGAGCgatcaaagcggcaagaggcaaaccgctgagtaGTGAATTTAGGCACCTGggtggttgtctgtttttttagttagattctgtaaatctttctctaatctatctgttatctttttgggcttatatatagccctagtgcgaattagaaagggattcttttggcagagagaaacgtccagagctattccacacacgttgaaggaggttccttggatgcttaggctccattcaaccaagtttagggttatttcttccattctttcattaNNNNNNNNNNNNNNNNNNNNNNNNNNNNNNNNNNNNNNNNNNNNNNNNNNNNNNNNNNNNNNNNNNNNNNNNNNNNNNNNNNNNNNNNNNNNNNNNNNNNNNNNNNNNNNNNNNNNNNNNNNNNNNNNNNNNNNNNNNNNNNNNNNNNNNNNNNNNNNNNNNNNNNNNNNNNNNNNNNNNNNNNNNNNNNNNNNNNNNNNNNNNNNNNNNNNNNNNNNNNNNNNNNNNNNNNNNNNNNNNNNNNNNNNNNNNNNNNNNNNNNNNNNNNNNNNNNNNNNNNNNNNNNNNNNNNNNNNNNNNNNNNNNNNNNNNNNNNNNNNNNNNNNNNNNNNNNNNNNNNNNNNNNNNNNNNNNNNNNNNNNNNNNNNNNNNNNNNNNNNNNNNNNNNNNNNNNNNNNNNNNNNNNNNNNNNNNNNNNNNNNNNNNNNNNNNNNNNNNNNNNNNNNNNNNNNNNNNNNNNNNNNNNNNNNNNNNNNNNNNNNNNNNNNNNNNNNNNNNNNNNNNNNNNNNNNNNNNNNNNNNNNNNNNNNNNNNNNNNNNNNNNNNNNNNNNNNNNNNNNNNNNNNNNNNNNNNNNNNNNNNNNNNNNNNNNNNNNNNNNNNNNNNNNNNNNNNNNNNNNNNNNNNNNNNNNNNNNNNNNNNNNNcgatactcggacttacccgtttatattacttgataacgatttggtacacttgctagggacttaacagcGGTATTaccataatcaaggaattccccccagttcatgacattactgtacgttcccgtatcaataaagacaaacaacatttaccgaatgagttaaacgataaaagcactaagcaaaggtaaggaactcaacaattgataaagataagcatatgcaagcatataaagaagaaaattttgatataagagagtttcaaaagatttcattgttccccaacaacttggggtttagttcaccataatcatggtgaaactagatgaaatacaatgaaagaatggaagaaataaccccaaacttggtagattggggCCTAAGCAACCAAGGAACCTCCTcgaaggtgtgtggaatagctctcgacatttctctctgccaaaagattgagttttgattcgcattggggctatatataagccaaaaagataacagaaagattacggaatctgagctaataaaaacagacaaccgcccaggcgcctaagtaaaccgctcagcggtttcccctttagCCGTTGGACCGCTCAACAGTCAGTTTTACCGTTGAGCAGTTTGCCCTTGATCACTCTGGACGAtcaacggtccattctggcgctcaatggttcacttgacccttcttttcatcctttttcttcctctttcacgggtctaagtccaccttacttcacttccatcttcaattcaccttaaaaccctgtaaaacaatgtaaaaacaagcataatatctctaaaaccaacttttgactctctcatgactcaactaagtgttttacttgattttaagctcattctaagccataaagggtgtgttttgatatcaaatttaagtatgaaaataacggtttttagaccgttatcagcgACGAAGACCTGAATTTGATGAATGTCATTGACAATGTATTCCCTGGAGGTTATCAACTCCTATATCGCTTCCACATTCTGAAAAATGTGAAAGCCAAGTGCAAAATATTAATGGATTATGTTGAGGCATGGGATGTTGTGATGGAAGTATAGAAAAATGTCAAGGATTGTGAGCAAGAGTTAATTTTTACTAACTATGTTGATTGCCTTCAATATGCTTGTAGTTCATCGCCTTTATTCTTCGAATATGTGAATCAAACTTAGATTATTCCGTGCAAAACATACTTCATAAAGATGTCGACAAACCGAGTTATGTATCTAGGaaacacaacaacaaacaagtatgttttaattttattttttatttacttgtcTTTGTTATATGTTTTACGATATTGTTTATGTTATGGTTATCAGGGTTGAGTTTGTTCACTAGAGCCTAAAGTAAGTACTAGACACTAGTATGAGAGATCTCTGTTCTTATTGGATACTATTCATAATGTCATCATCTTGTAACATAGTTAGATAAATGTGTCTTTTGATAAGTGAAGTTTTTAAAGGAACTAGACACGTCATCTAGTGTAACAGTCATCAAACCCACCGGGACATGGAAACTGTTTGCCTCAAAATGCCATCTCTCAACGAATACCAATATTAAACCCTTGTTGGCATAATATTAGGAAATATCATATAGAGGCATCAAACTAGAATTCAACACAAAATGTTGAATTCCCTCATGGCATGTtccaaatattattttcttttgccaATGCTACAAAATACTAGTAACATAAGTCCATTCAAACAACTCATTAGCCATTAAAATTCAAGTATTGTACTACCTTGGCCTTGCCACAAGGCATATATGCAACATGACCCGCATAGTAAGTCAAGAGTGATTTATTGTGTGGTCTTCCTAGAAATCCACCTACTTTGTTCTTGATTAACATCACCCCGCTGCTTAACAACATAATCCTGTTGTTCGATAACATTGTTATGCTCCTCATGAACATCACATCAGTTTCTTAAGGCCGCTTTCTACAAGCTAATGTTGTACACACTACAAATTTCAAACCTCAAATGCACAAATCtaaatcaaaaggaaaaacaatgTATACCTGGTTTCGCAGTCGTCGTAAGATGAAGAAAAACCTTCATCTTTGTCCACTCACCAACAAATCTTCACCATCGGGTGTTGCTATAACCTTTAACAGAGGAAAGGGTAGCAAACAAGGGTGCAACATTGTGAAAAGGAAATGGTAGCAAGGGGTGCAACAACTAGggtttactttaaaattttgggAGAGTAAATGTGTGTGGTGGGTAGTTTTGTGTGATTCatcaagagagagaaaaagtaaaaaagatttTACCTTAAGTGAAATTTTTTACCCTGCATCAAAAGGGCTAGTAttggtattttgttttttaaatttaaagatacaGGAAGAACTTGAAGAGGTGTAGTGAGAAACATCCTTATAAGTGATGCAAACAAACACATTGAGTTAAATTCTACTTTATGGGTTGGGCTCCTTTTGGATTTTGGGTTGAGATCCATAAGATGATTAACAATATGTGTGAATcttttctggacatcatagatagTCTCACCATCCTTCAtcctgaaaagttcatactcttgtattagggagttctttcttgctctctttactttgctcgtgccttcatgagttacctctaagacatcccacatttcctttgcagttttgcattgagatatcctgaaaaattcatcaactgttagtgtagaggcaataatatttctagctttaatatcatattaagcttttctat
Proteins encoded:
- the LOC106777773 gene encoding probable serine/threonine-protein kinase PBL3; the encoded protein is MGNCLDSSAKVDAAQSSRSTSGISKTTPSSLSIPSYSEKSNALSLPTPRSEGEILSSPNLKSFTFNELKNATRNFRPDSLLGEGGFGCVYKGWIDEHTFTASKPGSGMVVAVKKLKPEGFQGHKEWLTEVNYLGQLYHPNLVKLIGYCLEGENRLLVYEFMPKGSLENHLFRRGPQPLSWSVRMKVAIGAARGLCFLHNAKSQVIYRDFKASNILLDAEFNAKLSDFGLAKAGPTGDRTHVSTQVMGTQGYAAPEYVATGRLTAKSDVYSFGVVLLELLSGRRAVDKAIAGMEQNLVDWAKPYLSDKRRLFRIMDTKLEGQYPQKGAFMAATLALQCLNSEAKTRPPMTEVLATLEQIEAPKASSRNSHSEHHRVHTPVRKSPARNRSPLNLTPTASPLHAHRQSPRQH